Proteins encoded within one genomic window of Actinoplanes octamycinicus:
- a CDS encoding SagB/ThcOx family dehydrogenase — protein MKVRRHRHLVCRWEEDGLLVGVPDQRRWVKATPGLRALLDAADQWIDVDDLVEGLGESPGVRDAVDALRKMNLLTDDDTDTGDGSDELRAPWGWWGMTAQRFHTDARDANYLVNSPHRDETAAAIAADGNGPPAFKDYPDRPVVMLPRRPLPLHAPVDEVFAARRTHRCFTAEPVTLDQLSTVLFYTFAPQRFLDGGLFGVLQGRVSASAGARHEAECYVVVFNVVGVTPGLYHYSTRQHALELLRADVTRDELAELTYHQGPSYEGAFTCLTTAVANRLAWKYRHPRAYRLWMYDAGHYAQTFALTCTALGLGPFQTVAFADTELETFLGVDGDQEFAVYLLAAGVPDGAPASPSGTPSLPVDFRYPAPTVLW, from the coding sequence ATGAAAGTACGTCGCCACCGCCATCTCGTCTGCCGGTGGGAGGAGGACGGACTGCTGGTCGGGGTGCCCGATCAGCGGCGCTGGGTCAAGGCGACCCCCGGCCTGCGCGCCCTGCTCGACGCCGCGGACCAGTGGATCGACGTGGACGACCTGGTCGAGGGCCTCGGCGAGTCGCCCGGGGTCCGCGACGCGGTGGACGCGCTGCGGAAGATGAACCTGCTGACCGACGACGACACCGACACCGGCGACGGGTCCGACGAGCTGCGGGCGCCGTGGGGCTGGTGGGGGATGACCGCGCAGCGGTTCCACACCGACGCGCGGGACGCCAACTACCTGGTCAACTCGCCGCACCGGGACGAGACCGCGGCCGCGATCGCCGCCGACGGCAACGGGCCGCCGGCCTTCAAGGACTATCCGGACCGCCCGGTGGTGATGCTGCCGCGCCGGCCGCTGCCGCTGCACGCCCCGGTGGACGAGGTGTTCGCCGCCCGGCGCACGCACCGCTGCTTCACCGCCGAGCCGGTCACCCTGGACCAGCTCTCGACGGTGCTGTTCTACACGTTCGCGCCGCAGCGGTTCCTGGACGGCGGCCTGTTCGGCGTGCTGCAGGGCCGGGTGTCGGCCTCGGCGGGCGCCCGGCACGAGGCCGAGTGCTACGTCGTGGTCTTCAACGTCGTCGGCGTCACGCCTGGGCTCTACCACTACTCGACCCGGCAGCACGCGCTGGAGCTGCTCCGGGCCGACGTCACCCGGGACGAGCTGGCCGAGCTGACCTACCACCAGGGCCCGTCGTACGAGGGCGCCTTCACCTGCCTGACCACCGCGGTGGCCAACCGGCTGGCCTGGAAGTACCGGCATCCCCGGGCGTACCGGCTGTGGATGTACGACGCCGGCCACTACGCGCAGACCTTCGCACTGACCTGCACCGCGCTCGGCCTCGGCCCGTTCCAGACGGTGGCCTTCGCCGACACCGAGCTGGAGACCTTCCTGGGCGTCGACGGCGACCAGGAGTTCGCCGTCTACCTGCTGGCCGCCGGCGTGCCGGACGGCGCCCCGGCGAGCCCCAGCGGCACGCCCAGCCTGCCCGTCGACTTCCGTTATCCCGCGCCCACCGTGCTCTGGTGA